In Helianthus annuus cultivar XRQ/B chromosome 9, HanXRQr2.0-SUNRISE, whole genome shotgun sequence, the following are encoded in one genomic region:
- the LOC110901479 gene encoding uncharacterized protein LOC110901479, whose translation MTDKGNDDAVPRVTEQMRQVIAEEVGKAIENSLSGFIDKIQNTVLSVVDERIKKLEDSANVAKEKSGERKGCSYKEFMACKPPLYNGEVDSIVCQRWLSDIEGVFERTHCDTNDFVAYGTGQLRGQAKDWWDNKKKEIGSEAAKAMTWDEFKVPFLKHHSPKAVINRIKEEFIQLRQKGESIDKITGIFLDKLRFCDELVTSKEQKEFMTPSKYETLTEIINTAREREIELKKQIERGERRAQVVNPSPTKKARTTESSKKQEGKSGSQSCKVCGKGHKGECRFKDKPCPICGKTGHTAALCPGKVSVCYNAINRVTRN comes from the exons ATGACGGATaaaggtaatgatgatgcggtgccgAGAGTCACCGAGCAAATGAGACAAGTGATTGCCGAGGAAGTAGGAAAGGCAATCGAAAATAGCCTATCCGGTTTTATTGATAAGATCCAAAATACGGTACTATCGGTTGTTGATgagagaatcaagaaattggaagatagtGCCAACGTAGCTAAGGAGAAATCTGGAGAGCGCAAGGGCTGCTCGTACAAAGAATTTATGGCATGTAAACCGCCACTCTACAACGGAGAGGTGGATTCGATAGTATGCCAAAGATGGTTGAGTGATATCGAAGGGGTGTTTGAGAGAACCCACTGTGACACGAATGACTTCGTGGCTTATGGCACGGGTCAGCTGAGAGGTcaagcaaaagactggtgggataataagaaAAAGGAGATAGGAAGTGAAGCGGCGAAGGCGATGACatgggacgagtttaaggtaccattccttaaacacCACAGTCCCAAAGCGGTTATCAATCGAATCAAAGAAGAATTCATTCAGCTTAGGCAGAAAGGTGAATCTATTGATAAGATCACGGGGATCTTTCTCGACAAACTGAGGTTTTGTGATGAGTTGGTGACATCCAAAGAACAGaag gagttcatgactccctcaaAATACGAGACTCTCACCGAAATCATTAACACTGCTCGAGAGAGGGAGATAGAGCTAAAGAAACAGATCGAAAGGGGTGAAAGAAGGGCGCAAGTGGTTAACCCAAGTCCTACAAAAAAGGCACGCACGACTGAGTCGTCGAAGAAACAAGAGGGAAAAAGCGGGTCGCAAAGCTGCAAGGTATGCGGGAAAGGGCACAAAGGTGAGTGTCGGTTTAAAGATAAGCCATGTCCCATATGTGGGAAGACAGGGCACACAGCTGCATTATGCCCCGGGAAGGTATCGGTGTGTTACAATGCTATCAACCGGGTCACAAGAAATTAG
- the LOC110901485 gene encoding uncharacterized protein LOC110901485: protein MGKQFAEKPFKTWCERMHIEQNFASVAHAEANGQVERANRSIVEGIKKWLGKEGVSWADELPHVLWAHRTMPKTSTRQTPFSLTYGSEAVIPAEVGIPTPRMRQSQEENEQQLRLNLHLAEERRELAAIREAKYKKELEKHYNLKVKEVRFKEGYYVMRRNDASLAKGTGKMAMKWERPYQIKTSGKNGAYTLTKMDGTPIPRT from the coding sequence ATGGGGAAGCAGTTCGCTGAAAAGCCATTTAAAACATGGTGCGAAAGGATGCACATCGAACAGAACTTCGCTTCGGTCGCCCATGCCGAGGCTAACGGACAGGTGGAAAGAGCCAACCGCAGCATTGTGGAAGGCATCAAAAAGTGGCTGGGGAAAGAAGGAGTCTCCTGGGCAGACGAACTTCCGCATGTCCTATGGGCACACAGGACGATGCCGAAAACAAGCACAAGGCAAACTCCCTTCAGTTTGACATACGGCTCGGAGGCAGTCATTCCCGCCGAAGTTGGCATCCCTACCCCTCGCATGCGCCAAAGCCAAGAAGAGAATGAGCAACAACTTCGTCTAAACCTCCACCTAGCCGAGGAAAGAAGAGAACTTGCAGCCATCCGAGAAGCAAAATACAAGAAAGAGTTGGAAAAACATTACAACTTAAAAGTCAAAGAGGTCCGGTTCAAAGAAGGATATTATGTTATGCGGAGAAACGATGCAAGTTTGGCCAAGGGTACGGGAAAGATGGCTATGAAGTGGGAAAGGCCCTATCAAATCAAAACCTCTGGAAAAAATGGTGCCTACACACTCACCAAGATGGATGGAACTCCCATTCCTCGTACCTAG